In the genome of Pseudorasbora parva isolate DD20220531a chromosome 10, ASM2467924v1, whole genome shotgun sequence, one region contains:
- the crls1 gene encoding cardiolipin synthase (CMP-forming), translating to MFLAACLTKSWFGCAKGHIHRLRVSNAAICHYTRPANLQLNNTTAELRWLQRLKKSCWTSRGPDLDPHQRSCRSKLQKLQLSVSSRSFNAAVSLCGSHGFCTDASRKPVLGENCSKRDSREKEEVQQQEASSLPAKEGHFHFKELYENPWTIPNYLCIARIVLSPLVGYLIIEQYFHVSLGLFALAGATDLLDGYIARNWPNQKSALGSALDPLADKILISVLYVSLTYAQLIPAPLTALIISRDVALIAAVFYVRYKTVPPPVTLSKFFNPCYTTARLRPTLISKINTAVQLFLVAASLAAPVFQYTDSVFLQSLWYITALTTTVSAYSYYHYGKKTVEVLNKTK from the exons ATGTTTCTGGCAGCGTGTTTGACTAAGAGCTGGTTCGGCTGTGCTAAAGGACACATCCACAGACTGAGAGTCAGCAATGCTGCCATCTGCCACTACACAAGACCTGCAAACCTGCAGCTGAACAACACTACAGCAGAGCTCAGATGGCTTCAGAGACTGAAGAAAAGCTGCTGGACCTCCAGAGGACCCGATCTGGACCCTCATCAGAGATCATGTAGATCTAAACTACAGAAGCTTCAGCTGTCAGTGTCGAGCAGGAGTTTTAATGCTGCTGTCAGTCTGTGTGGGTCGCATGGCTTTTGTACTGATGCCTCTAGAAAGCCAGTTTTGGGAGAAAACTGTTCTAAGCGGGATTCAAGGGAAAAGGAGGAAGTTCAACAGCAAGAAGCCTCATCACTTCCAGCTAAAGAGGGACATTTCCATTTTAAAGAGCTG TATGAGAATCCATGGACGATCCCTAATTACCTCTGTATAGCCCGGATTGTTCTGTCACCTCTCGTGGGATATTTAATCATAGAACAGtacttccacgtctctctggggCTTTTTGCACTGGCCGGAGCAACAGACTTG TTGGACGGCTACATCGCTCGtaactggcccaatcagaagtCGGCTCTGGGCAGCGCTCTCGATCCATTGGCTGATAAGATTCTCATTAGCGTTCTTTACGTCAGTCTGACATACGCACAGCTCATCCCAG CTCCACTGACAGCATTGATCATATCCAGAGATGTAGCGCTGATCGCTGCTGTTTTCTATGTGCGCTACAAAACAGTTCCTCCTCCA GTAACCCTCAGTAAATTCTTCAACCCCTGTTACACCACTGCCCGACTCAGACCAACACTCATCAGCAAG atcaATACGGCAGTGCAGTTGTTCCTGGTGGCGGCGTCTCTGGCGGCGCCTGTGTTTCAATACACTGACAGCGTTTTCCTGCAGTCACTGTG GTACATAACCGCACTGACGACCACGGTGTCTGCTTACAGCTACTATCATTACGGTAAAAAGACCGTTGAGGTTCTGAACAAAACCAAGTAG